The Anas acuta chromosome 1, bAnaAcu1.1, whole genome shotgun sequence genome segment GTGCTTGGATGAGGATCATGCTTAAATTATATAGCAATAACCCAATTTTTGATGGCAGCAGGATTGTGCCATGATTAAAATCTTGGCTTTGGTGGCTATTACCATCTTCCTTGCTGTTGCTGCAGCCACTGTGCCAACAGCTGAGGATGAACGGCTGAATATCTATTTACAAGGGAAGTTGATCagataaaaaatgaagcagtgcACTACTGTTTTCCAATCGCTTGTCCAAATGTCAGAGGTTTTTCTCTAAAATGgctcctttttgtttgttttctgtctttaagATAAAGCACCTTTGTCAAAGAGCCTGTTATTAGTCCCAAGTGCCATCTCGATCCTGTTGACTCTGCTCTTCCAACATTACCAGAAGTTCTTTGCATACAACCTACAAGCTATAAAAGAGGATTTTCAGGTAAGGGTCAGTTAATTTTGTGTGGAAAGAGACTGCAAAATACTCTCTTCTGTGccattttccccatttctaTTTCTCCTCTGGTTCTTTACCTTTGTTTactgttgcagagcagctggcTCTTAGCTTTTATTATGTCACCCCAGTAGGCCACTGTGTGTAACAGGCCATTACCTACTTTTGGTTGAAGTGAGAAAAACTGATCTGAAACCATCAACATGGCCTTTCACTTCTCGCTTTTGTCTGcgaaatgcttgtttttctgtCGTCTCTCCTTCCAGCCACTGCCAGTTGGGAAGCTTGCTGTGAACCAAGCGTGACTTAACCTCTGTAGTAATATAAGAGTTTTGGTATGAATGACAATATCTTCTTCTGCTTAGTTTTTGAGGATATTGTATTCAGCTGCTCTGGATAATAcaccatttattttaacatcagAGGCCATAACTTTCACACTGTAACTTCTGCTACAGTAAGTTATGGGAAACTAAAATTTTCCTGTTGAGGAGAACTGCTGCTTCTCATTCGGGAATCCCAAGTCGGAGTATTTGTCACGCTCCAAAGTAACCGGCTGATCTGGTTAACTGTCTTACTAGGTGTTTGTAGCTTATTCCCAGTTCAAACTGGGAAACCTTATCTTTTGGGCATTACACCTTGTAAGACTTTGTTCTGAGCTTAATTAAGGGATCTTTGATACCTTAACTGGAATCCTTAATTGATATTATGCCAGTTGTAGCATATAGAAGTGACTAGataaagtgttttaaaaggaaattttgtgGTTTGGAGTTTGTTCTTTGACGTTTGTCTTTAGAAGTCTTCTCTTTCCATTTGTCTGAGCTGCTGAAGAAGATCAGTAGCTGTGTCTTATTCAAAGAAACCATCTTTATTGTGTCTTAAAGGGTAAACTTTTGTGAGTATCTTCTATAAAGCTACGACTTTTATTGTGATGCTTTGGGGAATTTATAGCGtgttgtcttttctttcccaaaataACTGTTTCATTTATTGTCATAGTAAGCTATCTGATGTGTAATTGTGTCTGCATATCCTCAAGATCAGGGAGAAAATACCACTAAGCTCCTACCTGAAAATACCACTAAGCTCCTACCTGCTGCTAATATTCATAATTCAGCGTATCAGATATTAACACCTGATAAAGCTGGTGCAGAACATAGGAAGTAAAGCCTGCAGTTTGCGAGCGCTTTTGGTTTGGAAGGCAAAACATGATGTACTGTTGAAAACTAGAAGATCTTTATCTCCATAACGGAGACCCTCCAGAGCAGTGAAGAAGCTGTGTGTGAAATGAAGTTACGTTAGGGTGAGGTATTTTTTAGGCTAGCTGAAGTAAAGAGGAATTAGATGTAGAAGCCTGGAGGTCCGTGAGAGGGCAATTCAGTTAGTGTGTCCTGAAATGTTCAGCTGGAGGGATACAGCCCTGCCAGTTTGGTGTTTAGGAGAGCTTCTGGCTAGGTTTTAATGCTGGCCATCTTGATGTGGGATGACTGGAACTGTGAGGTCCCACCTCTTTCTTCTTGTTCAGTCTTTTACTATACTAGGGAAATTAGGAACAGAAGTATTGGTTGAGGCGTAAAGGCCTTGAGTGGAGAATGCCTAGCAGGCTGTGACTTAGGAATGGGAGCTAGGAGAGCCAAACCTGAGCTGGAAACCAGCAAGGAAGATGAAGCTCAACAAGGATGGTTTCTGGATGCACATCTGCATCCAGAAAAATCCAGGTAACATCAGGCCATTTGTCCTTACCTTGGTCCCTGGGAAGGTTGAGGAGCAAATCTTCTTGGGAGCTGTTTCTTTGGGGTTCACATGTGGGACGTTGTGAAGAGACTGCTGAGGCTTGTCAGGCTTTCAGACTGCTGTTGTCTGCTGCTCTTCTACATGGGCATCAGTGACTCTCAGCATGGCTGTATGGCTCTGAGGATGATGGCCAAGGACGTGGAGGTCAGTGTGCTGTTTTCATCGATCCAGCTGATGAGGAGGAAGATCTCCAGGTGGAGAGAACAGATGCTGTGGGTCAACGGTTGAGTGTACAGCTGGTGTCAGCAAAAGGGGGTTGGGTTTTGTGCCCATGGCACTGTCTCTGAGGTTTACTTGGAAGAGGTGGGATTCACCTGACCCATTCTAAGCCTCTGAGACCAGTGTGAAAGTCTACAGCAAAAAAGAGTAAAACTCACTGGAGGAGGATCAGGCTAGGGAACATTTAAACTAATTGCACATAtgcaagtccatgggacctggTGTAGTACATCCACAAGTTTTGGAGGACTTGGCTCATGTCATTGTGAGGCTACTCTGGATTATCTTTGACAGGTCATTGTGATCAGGGAAGGTTCCTGGGGGCTGAAGGAAAGCAGGTGTTATTCCTGTCTTCaggaaaggcaagaaaataaatttggggAACTACAGGTTCTACCTGTAACCTACCAAAGGAACTACCAAATTCCCTGGGAAGGTGATGAAGCAAATCCTCTTAGAAATCATTTTCAGGCACACAAAGAACAAGCTGCAAGGTTGAGCAGCTGGAAAGCAGTTTTACAGAGAAGTCCCTGAGAGTCTCAGTGGAGACCAAGATGAACACGAGACAGCAAATGCAGCACTGTGGCTAGAAGGGCTGACAGCATCGTGGGCTGCCGTAGGAAGGCCATCACAAGGAGGTCAAGTGGAGCCATCCTTCCCTTCTAATCAGCCCTCGTGAGACCATCTCTGGAGTGCTGTCCTTTGTTTTGGGGTTGTGAGCATGAGGTAGAACCGGGTATTACGCTGGGAAGAGTCTACTGGAAGGCCACTAATACAGTTGGAGGCTACAGCACTTGACTTACAGGGAGGTCCTTTcccacctctgctgctctgtgtttcTATGAAACATGAACCTACTGGAGTGTGTCCACCAAGACAGAGTGTTGGAGTATATGACATAGAAGGAGAGACTGAGAGACTGAGAGAACTGGCTGTGCCCAGATCTTGAGAGAAGAAGGCAGAGAGGAGACACCTTACTGCTGTCTTACAAGTAGCTGATTGAGAAGCTGGAGCTGGATTCGACTTGGAGGTGCACTGCTGTAGAGCAAGAGGTAACAGACACAAGTTGGAACGTGGGAAATCTTGCCTAGATAAAAGgattgggtttatttttttttcttaaccatGAGGATGACCAAGAACTATgacaggttgccaagagagtTTAAGGAACCTCCATCTTTGAAGATGTTCAGGACTTGACTGGATGTGGCCTCAAGCAAGCTGATCTACTTAGACCTACTGAGGGCAAAACACTGGATTAGATGGTCTCTGGAGctcacttcaaaaatatttttttctataactcTACAATTTAcgtgttattttcttttttatttgcaaatgtgAAGTAGGGACATGAAAATTTGAGTTGATTAAAATTGCAGGTTTGTTTTAGCAGGTGGACCTCTtccttgaaaacattttgtttttgaacagACTTCCTGAACTCTTTAATGTTCAAGTcccttattttccttcttacGTGCTGCACtacatttctgttattttgacTTCAGtattacatgtatattcacTCTGAGCACAAACTCTCTAAAGAATTCTGTGAGGACAGAGAGACTTAACATGGCAATGTTTAACCTTCTAGATTTGGAGACTTGTATGTGGGAGAGCAATATGTCTTGATCTGAAAGACACATTCTGCAGCAGTCTGCTCATTTACAACTTTAGAATTTTTGAAAGAAGATACGGCAGCAGAAAATTTTCGGTAAgttccagttttgttttgttttaacagaaattgttttctgcaCTGTTCAGAATCTTGTTGTATTGGATTAATATTACAATTTTTATTAGTAATATTTTGTATGGAAATATATGCTAAAAGGTTTTAAAGTGAATTGTGTTTCCTGAAGtaaaaatttatatttgtaaCGTGTTATGATCAGTGGTTCGTTCTAAGTTTGTATCAGTTGAAAGTTATCAGACCCATAGAATTTGATTTTGGAACCAAactcttttttattctttagtaCCTAAACATTTAGATCTGAATATACGCTGTGCTAAAAATTGTTTGTATTGGTAGAACTACTATAgtgcttttcttgtttattaAGAGATAtgttaaattcttatttttaaactgttgaaTTAATTCAAttcaaactttttctttccagtcctTTTTACTGGGTGCTTGGATGCTCTCAGCTTTGTTTGATCTTCTCCTGGTAGAAATTGCTCAGTATGTATTTGGCATCACCATCAGCAGCTTGCCTTCTGGTTTGTAAGTAACTCCTAATGAGCTGGTTATTTGAGGCATGGTATTAAGGGAATATTTGAtgcacattttaatttaaaaactttcCGTGCGTAACCTAAATGTATTCCTCTTTTGAACTACGGTTTAAATGTTTGTGGTATAACTAGTACATTTTCCaacatttgttttgcagttgtgATCTGGGGTTAACTTGTTCAAAACACTTGATGATGTATCCATTCTGTTAGGCCCAGATCTACTGTCAGCATGATCGGAAAGTGGCTTACAATACACAAATTATTGCCatagttatttttatatatatatatgtttatatttatatatatatttatatatatatatgtgtgtgttctGTTCAGGAAACCTGACAACTGAAATCAATTTGGTgctgatttctttcttaaataaaaagattactctaattcatatatttatgttaatttttaacTGCATATACAATTATATGCACTTCATACAGGTattttatatgtgtgtatgaAAAACCTGAGTGCTAGAGCGCATGATTTCATTTACTGTTTGCATGTGAAGATCTTAAAGCTTTAAGGTGCTTAGCGGTTGAGTTTTGTGTAACCTATATTTGACATTTCTGCAGTTAATAATAGGAGGTATATGTGCTATGGTAGAACCGTAGAACTTGCAGAGCCTTTGTGGTTAAGTTTCTGATAAGCAAGATGAGCCTGCCTCATAAGACTTGAGTTCCCATGTGTTGCATGCTCTGAGGTAGCAATAAAAGCTATGGGGCAAGATTTTTAATACCAAACACTCTACCAGGTTTTCTGATCTTTAGTTTTTTAGTGTGACTCTTGACAGTAGCTAAAGGCTGATttaatgaggaagaaaaagcatatgtttgatattagaaaaatacatttcttgtaGTATGTGAGTATTCAAAGGGAGTCTAAAGCTTGAGAAGTACTGCAGTTACTCACCATGTTTGCTACTTTGATGGTTTTTAGCTGGGACGTAAACTACTAGTATGTCTAGACAAACTCAATGTTTTAATCCGTGTAAAAAGATACTTTGTGCAAGAGCAGAGTGTAATTAATGTGCACATCACACCCACAGGGAACTAATGAACAGTTCAACTACCGTGCTTTTATCTGTGActgccagagctgctgtcaGTTAGCAGAAATCTGTGTCAAAGAAAATTTTAggtgaaagaaatgtttcctacaTGTTCATCCTCTTTTAATCATACTGACGTACTGATCTTGACAGAATGAAGCTGATTTTAGGAGTGTGAGATATGCAACTGTTTTGTGATTGTTAGGCTGtgcaaatataataatatatgaTACATCGCATCACAGGTTTTCAGTGTTGTCTGTGTTTTATTACATTAATAGTCACTTTTTGTTGTCTGGCAATATTCACAGTTTTCTGAGATGACAGAAATGGTGGACAGTTTCACACAGCTACTAGGATTTAATTCATTTCAGATTTACAGAAGCTGTTGAGCAAATATGAAGAGGTGGCATTATAATTCTACGTCTCTCATACAGTGCAACAAACGTCTCTTATTTCTGGCTACAGAACATTTTTCAGTGTAGCCAAAATGCTAGAATTTGAGAAAAGAATCACTTGTTTACGCTACAAAACTCCCCCAGTTTTCCTCTCTTTATATCATTTCGCTGTTCACATTACTGAGTGACCTTACACTTGCAGTTCGAAAACTCTTCCTGCGCACACTTCGAAGGTAGTTGCGATACAGGATCACACTGATGACTCTAGCCTGGAACTGTTTGGAAACAATATAGTACAGTATAACGTCCAAGCAGGTACTGAGATTCATGAGGAAGGTGGTGAAGGCTGCCCAGGGATTGTAAGTTGTGTCTTCGTTCTGCAGCATCATGAAGGCAAAGCAAATGTGGAAGGGCACAAAACAGACGAGTACTTGAGCAATCAAAGTAACTATGATTCTTATGGATCTCTCCTTGGCCTTAGGCTTCAGTTTGGAAGTCTTGCCACGGATAAAATTGTAAATAATGACGAGGTAACACCCCATCATGATAACCAAGggaatcagaaagaaaaagatcagTCGGGAAAAGTTCAACATATTTATTTCCCTCAAATGGATGATATCGAGCATTTTCAGGCAGGTGGTCGAATTCGAGTCTTTGTCTGGATCAGAATGTAGAAACAGCAGTGGGGAAGTTGTTGCAAGGGTCATTATCCAGATGCCAGTGCAAGCCAGCAGagctttttttgtgtttttcagttcCTTGACGTGCTTGGGCTGGACGATAGCCATAAATCTGTCTACGCTTATAAAAGCAAGCAACCACAGAGCAATGGCTGGGTAAAATACAGTCAAAGCGCTGATGAGCCGACAGAATGTGTCTCCAAAAGGCCATGTTTCTTTCCCGTGGTAGACTATCCgaaaaggcaaggaaaatataaaaatcatgtCAAGCAGTGCCACGTTGATCATATATACAGTTATCGTTGTTCTCTTCTTGGTAGTGCAGCTGAAAACCCATAGTGCAGTGGCGT includes the following:
- the GPR18 gene encoding N-arachidonyl glycine receptor; translated protein: MMPGNHHPEEYRIASLVFYSFIFTVGLLVNATALWVFSCTTKKRTTITVYMINVALLDMIFIFSLPFRIVYHGKETWPFGDTFCRLISALTVFYPAIALWLLAFISVDRFMAIVQPKHVKELKNTKKALLACTGIWIMTLATTSPLLFLHSDPDKDSNSTTCLKMLDIIHLREINMLNFSRLIFFFLIPLVIMMGCYLVIIYNFIRGKTSKLKPKAKERSIRIIVTLIAQVLVCFVPFHICFAFMMLQNEDTTYNPWAAFTTFLMNLSTCLDVILYYIVSKQFQARVISVILYRNYLRSVRRKSFRTASVRSLSNVNSEMI